A window of Longispora fulva contains these coding sequences:
- a CDS encoding alpha/beta hydrolase gives MRGIARCVLAVALCLAAGSCTSGDKKPGPVSWGPCPQGYNALVRCATIDVPLDWAKPDGKKIHMGVARLAATDPAHRVGNLVFDPGGPGAAGTQYLSLQAEKGRIFTPEVLRRFDIIGIDPRGVGTSTPVRCDPAIWNRPMDLFPATAAEYDALATWSQDFGTSCRQRTGELLDHVDTVSVARDVDVLRQRLGDAKLTFLGQSYGTAIGFEYARLFPKSSRALALDGALMHSLDASVMNVTEASAYERALVRFAEWCQTDESCVLKGQDVLRLFDDLVTQAAASPLPAPGCAAAGCRGAVTDSELLTNAEYKLLAKNAVAGLSPGWPGFARVLDQARKGDATGLSSRLVATEEDDQFAGLAVGCLDYRANFSGYPALKDQITLGRSATPHVRGGSQTYTYITECLRWPTPFTNPPRLDVARPSTPTLIVNSTYDPSTAYAWAQLMTARTEGSVLLSRDGDGHTSYGSPGSTSDAIDRYLISGEVPAPGTVLPD, from the coding sequence ATGCGCGGCATCGCCAGGTGCGTGCTCGCCGTCGCCCTGTGCCTGGCGGCCGGATCGTGCACGTCCGGGGACAAGAAGCCCGGCCCGGTCTCCTGGGGGCCGTGTCCCCAGGGGTACAACGCGCTGGTGCGGTGCGCCACGATCGACGTTCCACTGGACTGGGCCAAGCCGGACGGGAAGAAGATCCACATGGGGGTGGCCCGGCTTGCGGCCACCGATCCCGCGCACCGGGTGGGCAACCTCGTCTTCGACCCGGGTGGCCCGGGGGCCGCGGGCACCCAGTACCTGTCGTTGCAGGCGGAGAAGGGCAGGATCTTCACCCCGGAGGTGCTGCGGCGCTTCGACATCATCGGCATCGACCCGCGCGGGGTGGGCACGAGCACCCCGGTGCGGTGCGACCCCGCGATCTGGAACCGGCCGATGGACCTGTTCCCGGCCACCGCGGCCGAGTACGACGCCCTGGCCACGTGGAGCCAGGACTTCGGGACCAGCTGCCGGCAGCGGACCGGTGAACTCCTCGACCACGTGGACACGGTCAGCGTCGCCCGCGACGTGGACGTTCTGCGCCAGCGGCTGGGCGACGCCAAGCTCACCTTCCTCGGCCAGTCCTACGGCACGGCCATCGGCTTCGAGTACGCCCGCCTCTTTCCCAAAAGCAGCCGCGCGCTCGCCCTGGACGGGGCCCTGATGCACTCCCTCGACGCCAGCGTCATGAACGTCACCGAGGCCTCGGCGTACGAGCGGGCGCTGGTGCGGTTCGCCGAGTGGTGCCAGACCGACGAGTCCTGCGTCCTCAAGGGACAGGACGTGCTGCGGCTGTTCGACGACCTGGTCACCCAGGCCGCCGCCAGCCCGTTGCCGGCTCCGGGCTGCGCCGCCGCCGGCTGCCGGGGCGCGGTGACGGACTCCGAGCTGCTCACCAACGCCGAGTACAAGTTGCTGGCCAAGAACGCCGTCGCCGGGCTCAGCCCGGGCTGGCCGGGGTTCGCCCGGGTCCTCGACCAGGCCCGCAAGGGCGACGCCACAGGCCTGTCCTCCCGGCTCGTCGCCACGGAGGAGGACGACCAGTTCGCCGGGCTGGCCGTGGGGTGCCTGGACTACCGGGCGAACTTCTCCGGGTACCCCGCGCTGAAGGACCAGATCACCCTGGGCCGGTCGGCCACCCCGCACGTCCGCGGCGGTAGCCAGACCTACACGTACATCACCGAGTGCCTGCGGTGGCCGACCCCGTTCACCAACCCGCCCCGCCTGGACGTGGCCCGGCCGTCCACGCCGACGCTGATCGTGAACTCGACGTATGACCCGTCCACCGCCTACGCCTGGGCCCAGCTCATGACCGCCCGCACCGAGGGCTCGGTCCTGCTGTCCCGCGACGGCGACGGGCACACGTCCTACGGCAGCCCGGGGAGCACCAGCGACGCCATCGACCGCTATCTGATCAGCGGCGAGGTGCCCGCCCCCGGCACCGTGCTGCCCGACTGA
- a CDS encoding ABC transporter permease yields MRRAARFAPALILVGLALTGPYLAPHSIDAPVTMPYDAPGTAPLGGDQLGRDVLSRLLAGGQELLLTSVVIALVVTVVAAFLGALAALRPTVGRIIDRAADTAMLLPTVLALLLVALSWPGGGRYALIAAAVVTGVPYAVRVVSGAAAPIAASGYVEAAAAGGEHLWHLIWRELLPNLRATCLNLFGLRFVAAVYIVATAGFLEIGPQPPEANWALMIRENGAGILLNPWAVIAPSLAIGALTVAVQFAADALAPRPGRAT; encoded by the coding sequence GTGAGGCGGGCGGCCCGGTTCGCCCCGGCCCTCATCCTGGTCGGCCTCGCCCTCACGGGCCCGTACCTGGCCCCGCACTCCATCGACGCGCCGGTCACCATGCCCTACGACGCGCCCGGCACCGCCCCGCTTGGCGGAGACCAGCTCGGCCGCGATGTCCTGAGCCGGCTCCTCGCCGGTGGCCAGGAACTTCTGCTCACGTCGGTCGTGATCGCGCTCGTCGTCACCGTTGTCGCCGCGTTCCTCGGCGCTCTGGCCGCGCTGCGTCCCACCGTCGGCCGGATCATCGACCGCGCCGCCGACACCGCGATGCTCCTGCCCACCGTCCTCGCGCTCCTGCTGGTCGCCCTGAGCTGGCCCGGCGGAGGCCGGTACGCGCTGATCGCCGCGGCCGTCGTCACCGGCGTGCCGTACGCGGTCCGGGTGGTCTCCGGCGCCGCCGCCCCGATCGCCGCCTCCGGGTACGTCGAAGCCGCCGCCGCCGGCGGGGAACACCTCTGGCACCTCATCTGGCGCGAACTCCTGCCGAACCTGCGCGCGACCTGCCTGAACCTGTTCGGCTTGCGGTTCGTCGCCGCCGTCTACATCGTCGCCACCGCCGGCTTCCTCGAGATCGGTCCCCAGCCCCCCGAGGCCAACTGGGCCCTGATGATCCGGGAGAACGGGGCCGGCATCCTCCTCAACCCCTGGGCCGTCATCGCCCCGAGCCTGGCGATCGGCGCACTCACCGTCGCCGTGCAGTTCGCCGCCGACGCCCTCGCGCCCCGCCCGGGAAGGGCCACATGA
- a CDS encoding transglutaminase-like domain-containing protein has translation MVEGALDELRQRAQDLGRAERWAELWQLVPQLREDTELWPGYWGPLSALAGRFLGLAEGRAVLDEVIAAGFHQPELMEPFFTAAFGADPDWALLKAVMAANLPAPAVTLLDWPTITPTAPLELCRLPNGREPELAARMPAVAASSWQTARELLRWVSTMWVHSDLHVDGTDGLEILDRVRGGERFACREYTLLLTQTLNAAGIPARQVNVFTRTAHAGFGGGHLVSEAWIDDLGAWVLLDGQNGLYWTDEDGTPLGTLALQARFQAGGSRPHAVCLGAVVQEHDLQTWWGFFGDIRITGGAWGEQVVPILGGAFIATPRLLRAGPEAYPDLSELAVSVAVIDGEPAVCPHSDHPFVTGFRVNDHDLAPGEAWPLPRSESGEHVVELAAVGRYGPLTVRRLRYRVAA, from the coding sequence GTGGTCGAGGGTGCTCTGGACGAGCTGCGTCAGCGGGCGCAGGATCTGGGTCGCGCCGAGCGCTGGGCCGAACTGTGGCAGCTGGTGCCTCAGCTGCGGGAGGACACCGAGCTGTGGCCGGGGTACTGGGGACCGTTGTCGGCCCTGGCCGGGCGGTTCCTGGGGTTGGCTGAGGGGCGGGCGGTGCTGGACGAGGTGATCGCCGCCGGATTCCATCAGCCGGAGTTGATGGAGCCGTTCTTCACGGCGGCGTTCGGTGCCGATCCGGACTGGGCGCTGTTGAAGGCCGTGATGGCGGCGAACCTTCCGGCCCCGGCCGTCACGCTGCTGGACTGGCCGACGATCACCCCCACCGCGCCGCTGGAGCTGTGTCGCCTGCCAAATGGGCGGGAGCCGGAGCTCGCGGCCCGGATGCCGGCGGTCGCGGCGAGTTCGTGGCAGACCGCCCGGGAGCTGCTGCGGTGGGTGAGCACGATGTGGGTGCACAGCGACCTGCACGTCGACGGCACCGACGGGCTCGAGATCCTCGACCGGGTGCGAGGCGGTGAGCGGTTCGCTTGTCGGGAGTACACGTTGCTGCTCACCCAGACGTTGAACGCCGCAGGCATCCCGGCCCGGCAGGTCAACGTGTTCACGCGCACCGCGCACGCGGGCTTCGGCGGCGGACATCTGGTCTCCGAGGCGTGGATCGACGACCTGGGCGCGTGGGTGCTGTTGGACGGACAGAACGGCTTGTACTGGACCGATGAGGACGGCACCCCGCTCGGCACCCTCGCGTTGCAGGCACGGTTCCAGGCCGGCGGGTCGCGGCCGCACGCGGTCTGTCTCGGCGCGGTGGTCCAGGAGCATGACCTGCAGACCTGGTGGGGCTTCTTCGGTGACATCCGCATCACCGGCGGTGCCTGGGGTGAGCAGGTGGTACCGATCCTGGGGGGCGCCTTCATCGCCACGCCGCGCCTGTTGCGGGCCGGACCGGAGGCGTACCCGGATCTGTCGGAACTGGCGGTCAGCGTGGCGGTCATCGACGGCGAGCCCGCGGTGTGCCCGCACTCCGACCATCCGTTCGTGACCGGCTTCCGGGTCAACGACCACGACCTGGCACCCGGTGAGGCGTGGCCTCTGCCGCGCTCGGAATCGGGGGAACACGTGGTGGAGTTGGCGGCTGTCGGCCGGTACGGCCCTCTGACCGTCCGCCGACTGCGGTACCGGGTGGCTGCGTAG
- a CDS encoding serine hydrolase domain-containing protein — protein sequence MESGHEEHPQASSGLPRRAVLGAAAGVAVAATGAAAGCSLFRSTPPRDDVDRLFGELDDKIEKEMQAHAIPGAAVGVWYKGREHVRGFGVTNVDNPEPVDGDTLFRIASTTKPFTGTAVMRLVDAGKLDLDATVRTYLPDFAVADPTVSAGVTLRELLNHASGWLGDYFQDFGRGEDALTRFVAGMARLPQLSSRGGLFAYNNSAIDVAGRVLEKVTGSTYEQAIENLLLDPLELHRTRFFTDELVGYRFAAPHKMVNGQAAFDPSMWYLPRSGDPDGGLISSARDQLTFARFHLGDGSAPNGTRILSPGMLREMRVVSGPGGTLAVELNGMGVTWALRPTDQRVPVVQHGGDVPGQHSGFFVVPDRDVAFTVLTNSESGTRLTSALCVDDWVLKRFAGISNLPATPRTLSASQLAPYEGRYVAQVIEGDGTLRDFHTRLTADKGRLRYRVLSPQDQPIDPGPGDTDALAFYRDDYVLTLDVDGTPRGSRADFIRGSTGQVVWFRLGGRLNRKLIA from the coding sequence ATGGAATCCGGACACGAGGAGCATCCGCAGGCGTCGTCCGGGCTCCCGCGACGGGCGGTGCTCGGCGCCGCGGCCGGCGTGGCGGTTGCGGCGACCGGTGCGGCGGCAGGGTGTTCGCTCTTTCGCTCCACCCCTCCTCGCGATGACGTCGACCGGCTGTTCGGCGAACTCGACGACAAGATCGAGAAGGAGATGCAGGCCCACGCCATCCCCGGCGCGGCGGTGGGGGTCTGGTACAAGGGCCGCGAGCACGTGCGCGGGTTCGGCGTCACCAACGTCGACAATCCGGAACCGGTCGACGGCGACACCCTGTTCCGGATCGCCTCGACCACCAAGCCCTTCACCGGTACCGCGGTGATGCGCCTGGTGGATGCCGGCAAGCTCGACCTCGACGCCACGGTGCGCACGTATCTGCCGGACTTCGCCGTCGCCGATCCCACGGTGTCAGCGGGGGTGACCCTGCGCGAGCTGCTCAACCACGCCTCGGGGTGGCTGGGAGACTACTTTCAAGATTTCGGCCGCGGCGAGGACGCGCTGACCAGGTTCGTGGCTGGCATGGCCCGGCTGCCGCAGCTGTCCTCGCGGGGCGGACTCTTCGCCTACAACAATTCCGCGATCGACGTCGCCGGCCGCGTGCTGGAGAAGGTCACCGGTTCGACGTACGAGCAGGCGATTGAGAACCTGCTGCTCGACCCGCTGGAACTGCACCGGACCCGGTTCTTCACCGACGAACTCGTCGGCTACCGCTTCGCCGCCCCCCACAAGATGGTCAACGGCCAAGCGGCGTTCGATCCGTCCATGTGGTACCTGCCGCGCTCGGGTGACCCCGACGGCGGGCTGATCTCCAGCGCCCGCGACCAGCTGACGTTCGCCCGTTTCCACCTCGGCGACGGCAGTGCGCCCAACGGCACCAGAATCCTGTCCCCGGGCATGTTGCGGGAGATGCGCGTCGTGTCAGGGCCCGGCGGCACCCTGGCAGTGGAACTGAACGGCATGGGGGTGACGTGGGCGCTGCGGCCCACCGATCAGCGCGTGCCCGTCGTGCAACACGGCGGCGACGTACCCGGCCAGCATTCGGGCTTCTTCGTCGTCCCCGACCGCGATGTCGCCTTCACCGTGCTGACCAACTCCGAGAGCGGCACCAGACTCACCTCCGCCCTGTGCGTGGACGACTGGGTGCTCAAGCGGTTTGCCGGGATCAGTAACCTGCCGGCCACGCCGCGGACCCTGAGCGCCAGCCAGTTGGCCCCCTACGAGGGCCGCTACGTCGCCCAGGTCATCGAGGGCGACGGCACGCTGCGGGACTTCCACACCAGGCTCACCGCCGACAAGGGCCGGTTGCGGTACCGGGTGCTGTCGCCGCAGGACCAACCCATCGACCCCGGGCCGGGTGACACGGACGCCCTGGCCTTCTACCGCGACGACTACGTCCTGACCCTAGACGTCGACGGCACCCCTCGGGGCAGCCGTGCCGACTTCATCCGGGGCTCGACCGGGCAGGTGGTGTGGTTCCGCCTCGGCGGGAGACTGAACAGGAAGCTGATCGCGTGA
- a CDS encoding VOC family protein, with protein sequence MKAHVSSILLGVRDMDRAKQFYTEGLGWKVQKDYGISVFFASDGASPVGFYSREGLAGQVGTSPEGSGFSGLVLTYVVRTEARVDEIMAEAQKAGATILTPAGALPWGGYGGTFADPDGYIWSLGYSDQGTDQPYAE encoded by the coding sequence ATGAAAGCGCACGTCAGCTCAATTCTTCTCGGCGTCCGGGACATGGACCGGGCCAAGCAGTTCTACACCGAGGGGCTCGGCTGGAAGGTCCAGAAGGACTACGGCATCTCGGTGTTCTTCGCATCCGACGGCGCCTCGCCGGTCGGCTTCTACAGCCGCGAGGGGCTGGCCGGCCAGGTGGGCACGAGCCCCGAAGGCAGCGGCTTCAGCGGGCTGGTTCTGACCTACGTCGTGCGCACCGAGGCGCGGGTGGACGAGATCATGGCGGAGGCGCAGAAGGCCGGTGCCACGATCCTCACGCCCGCCGGCGCGCTGCCGTGGGGCGGATACGGCGGCACCTTCGCCGACCCGGACGGCTACATCTGGAGCCTCGGCTACAGCGACCAGGGAACCGACCAGCCCTACGCGGAGTAG
- a CDS encoding ABC transporter ATP-binding protein has protein sequence MSTVAAVRDLTIVHGDTVVVDAASLTVEPGQILALTGRSGCGKTTLLRALLGALPPGLTRRSGTAEVLGRDVFDLSAARLRHLRATTVGYVGQDPASRLNPRMRVRTLLTELAPGTDPRAALADVRLEDELLRRRPAALSGGQARRVALARALARAPLLLLLDEPTAGLDIALRDEIAALLRDLRARHGFAVILACHDPDLVSQLADTVVDLGRAASAPPTGGRPPAPAGPIVLSARGLGAMAGGRTILRDIDLDVHSGDCLAVVGPSGAGKSTLGRVLTGLHPASGGSLIRHGQPVSRRRGRAQRRQVQYVPQDPLGALNPAHTVAQTLRRPAVLHRLTASPPVSVLLDLVGLPADFAVRYPSELSGGQRQRVAIARALAAQPDVLVCDEVTSALDPATAEAVMALLNDLRADTGLALVVISHDRALVDRHCARVAQMSDGALTTRDVDP, from the coding sequence ATGAGTACCGTCGCCGCCGTGCGGGACCTGACCATCGTGCACGGCGACACCGTCGTGGTCGACGCGGCGAGCCTCACCGTCGAACCCGGCCAGATCCTCGCCCTCACCGGACGGTCCGGGTGCGGCAAGACCACCCTGCTGCGTGCGCTGCTCGGCGCACTGCCGCCAGGCCTCACCCGACGGTCCGGCACCGCCGAGGTGCTCGGGCGCGACGTATTCGACCTGTCCGCCGCGCGCCTGCGTCACCTGCGCGCCACCACCGTCGGGTACGTCGGCCAGGACCCCGCCTCCCGGCTCAACCCCCGGATGAGGGTCCGCACGCTGCTCACCGAACTCGCCCCGGGCACCGACCCGCGGGCGGCACTCGCCGACGTCCGGCTCGAAGACGAACTGCTCCGCCGCCGGCCGGCCGCGTTGTCGGGCGGGCAGGCCCGGCGGGTCGCGCTGGCCCGCGCGTTGGCCCGCGCGCCGCTGTTGCTGCTGCTGGACGAGCCGACCGCCGGACTCGACATCGCGCTGCGCGACGAGATCGCAGCACTCCTTCGCGACCTGCGTGCCCGGCACGGCTTCGCGGTCATCCTCGCCTGCCACGACCCCGACCTGGTGTCGCAACTCGCCGACACCGTGGTCGACCTCGGTCGGGCCGCCTCCGCGCCCCCGACCGGGGGCCGACCACCCGCGCCGGCCGGGCCGATCGTCCTGTCGGCTCGCGGGCTGGGCGCGATGGCCGGCGGGCGCACGATCCTGCGTGACATCGACCTCGACGTGCATTCCGGTGACTGCCTGGCCGTCGTCGGACCGTCGGGCGCCGGCAAGTCCACGCTCGGGCGGGTTCTCACGGGACTGCACCCGGCCAGCGGCGGCAGCCTCATCCGGCACGGCCAGCCTGTGTCTCGCCGGCGCGGTCGGGCTCAGCGGCGTCAGGTCCAGTACGTGCCACAAGACCCCCTCGGCGCGCTCAACCCCGCACATACCGTCGCGCAGACGCTGCGACGGCCAGCGGTCCTGCACCGACTGACCGCCAGCCCCCCGGTATCCGTGCTGCTCGACCTCGTCGGCCTGCCGGCGGACTTCGCCGTGCGGTACCCGTCGGAACTGTCCGGCGGGCAACGCCAACGGGTGGCCATCGCCCGCGCGCTGGCCGCACAGCCCGACGTCCTGGTCTGCGACGAGGTCACCTCCGCGCTCGACCCCGCCACCGCGGAGGCCGTGATGGCACTCCTCAACGACCTCCGTGCCGACACGGGCCTCGCCCTGGTCGTCATCAGCCACGACCGGGCGCTGGTCGACCGGCACTGCGCCCGCGTCGCCCAGATGTCCGACGGGGCACTCACCACGCGCGACGTTGACCCGTGA
- a CDS encoding serine hydrolase domain-containing protein: MAIMEPSSDERSPSRRGVLRGAAGLLIGAAAVSGVAATAGCSAFRSKARSDEDELFGELDGKIEKVMKDHAIPGVAVGVWAKGREHVRGYGVTSLANPQPVDGDTLFRIGSTTKTYTGTAVMRLVEAGKLNLDATVRTYLPDFAAAGPGVAEAVTLRQLLNHTPGWLGDFYQDFGRGEDALTRYVTGMAALPQLTALGSTFAYNNAAIDLAGRVIEKVTGSTYEKAVQDLLLDPLKCERTRFFADELVGYRTSASHTVADGKAKFDASGWYIPRSLGPTGGLMSTAKEQLAWARFHMGDGTGPGGVRVLSRDSLVAMRSNPGPGGTLAVELDGMGVAWHLRPSAEGVRIVQHGGTWRGQHSGFIMVPDRDFALTVLTNSESGSKLVSDLTVDDWALKKYAGISNLPATPQTLSASQLAPYEGRYEGQVIFGDGKPVDLRVQLTADQGRLKYRALSPEGDPMDPEPGVPETLAFYREDYVLPMDGAGKPFGSRANFLRGPDGRVQWFRENGRLSRKAA; encoded by the coding sequence ATGGCGATCATGGAGCCGTCCTCCGACGAGCGTTCCCCGTCACGGCGTGGCGTGCTCCGGGGAGCCGCCGGTCTCCTGATCGGCGCGGCCGCGGTCTCAGGGGTGGCGGCCACGGCGGGGTGTTCGGCCTTCCGCAGCAAGGCTCGCAGCGACGAGGACGAGCTGTTCGGCGAGCTCGACGGCAAGATCGAGAAAGTGATGAAGGACCACGCCATTCCCGGTGTGGCGGTCGGGGTGTGGGCCAAGGGCCGCGAGCACGTCCGCGGGTACGGGGTGACCAGCCTGGCGAACCCGCAGCCCGTGGACGGCGACACCCTGTTCCGGATCGGCTCGACCACCAAGACCTACACGGGCACGGCGGTGATGCGCCTGGTGGAGGCCGGCAAGCTCAACCTCGACGCCACGGTGCGCACGTATCTGCCGGACTTCGCCGCCGCAGGTCCGGGCGTCGCCGAGGCGGTGACGCTCCGCCAGTTGCTCAACCACACCCCGGGCTGGCTGGGGGATTTCTACCAGGACTTCGGGCGGGGCGAGGACGCCCTGACCCGGTACGTCACCGGTATGGCGGCGTTGCCGCAACTGACCGCGCTGGGCAGCACCTTCGCGTACAACAACGCCGCCATCGACCTGGCGGGCCGGGTCATCGAGAAGGTCACCGGATCGACATATGAGAAGGCCGTTCAGGATCTGCTGCTGGATCCGTTGAAGTGCGAACGGACCCGGTTCTTCGCCGACGAACTCGTCGGTTACCGGACGAGCGCCTCGCACACGGTGGCCGACGGCAAGGCGAAGTTCGACGCGTCCGGCTGGTACATCCCCCGGTCGCTGGGCCCCACCGGCGGGTTGATGTCCACGGCCAAGGAGCAGCTGGCCTGGGCCCGGTTCCACATGGGCGACGGCACCGGGCCCGGCGGCGTCCGGGTGCTCAGCCGGGACTCGCTGGTGGCCATGCGGTCCAATCCCGGCCCCGGGGGCACCCTGGCGGTCGAGCTCGACGGCATGGGGGTGGCCTGGCACCTGCGGCCGAGTGCCGAGGGGGTGCGCATCGTCCAGCACGGCGGCACCTGGCGGGGTCAGCACTCCGGGTTCATCATGGTGCCCGACCGCGACTTCGCCCTCACCGTACTCACCAATTCCGAGAGCGGGTCCAAGCTGGTCTCCGACCTGACGGTGGACGACTGGGCGTTGAAGAAGTACGCGGGGATCAGCAACCTGCCGGCCACGCCCCAGACCCTGAGCGCCAGTCAACTGGCGCCCTACGAGGGCCGCTACGAGGGTCAGGTGATCTTCGGGGACGGCAAGCCCGTCGACCTGCGGGTCCAGTTGACCGCCGACCAGGGCCGGCTGAAGTACCGCGCGTTGTCCCCGGAGGGCGATCCGATGGACCCTGAGCCCGGCGTGCCGGAGACGCTGGCGTTCTACCGCGAGGACTACGTGCTCCCCATGGACGGCGCGGGCAAGCCCTTCGGCTCGCGGGCCAACTTCCTGCGCGGCCCGGACGGGCGGGTGCAGTGGTTCCGCGAGAACGGCAGGCTCAGCAGAAAGGCGGCCTGA
- a CDS encoding ABC transporter permease, with protein sequence MARQLTLLAGLLARRAALLVVLLAVVFAAVEFLPGDAARSTVDRGSSAEAVAQRQAELGLDRPVAVRFAHWMTGVPTGDLGRSARGEPVADIIGAHLPNTLLLGGLAFALTVCASLALGCAAALRPGGLRDRTISTTATVALALPEFVVASVLVLVLALWADLLPAVTTTDDDGWPASPTMLVLPVLALAVAQVGWNTRILRAALADEYAAPHVDAAICDGLSPWRVLTRHVLPGALPSFAAGAATSVGMLLGGTVVIETIFNYPGIGTVIAGAVHDRDTPVIAGATAVTGAAIAGVLLLSDLVRAWATGRRA encoded by the coding sequence GTGGCTCGCCAACTGACGCTGCTGGCAGGGCTGCTCGCGCGTCGGGCGGCCCTGCTCGTCGTCCTCCTCGCGGTCGTGTTCGCGGCCGTGGAGTTCCTGCCCGGCGACGCGGCCCGCTCCACCGTGGACCGGGGCTCGTCCGCCGAGGCCGTCGCCCAGCGCCAGGCCGAACTCGGCCTCGACCGGCCGGTCGCGGTCCGCTTCGCGCACTGGATGACCGGGGTGCCCACCGGGGACCTCGGCCGGTCAGCGCGCGGCGAACCGGTCGCCGACATCATCGGCGCGCACCTGCCCAACACGCTGCTCCTGGGCGGGCTCGCCTTCGCGCTCACGGTGTGCGCGTCGCTCGCCCTGGGCTGCGCCGCCGCGCTGCGCCCCGGCGGGCTGCGCGACCGGACCATCTCCACCACGGCGACGGTCGCCCTCGCGTTGCCCGAGTTCGTGGTGGCCAGCGTCCTGGTGCTCGTCCTCGCCCTGTGGGCGGACCTGCTCCCCGCCGTGACCACCACCGACGACGACGGTTGGCCCGCCTCGCCCACGATGCTCGTGCTCCCGGTGCTCGCCCTCGCCGTCGCGCAGGTCGGCTGGAACACCCGGATCCTGCGCGCGGCGCTGGCCGACGAGTACGCCGCCCCGCACGTCGACGCCGCGATCTGCGACGGACTGTCGCCGTGGCGGGTCCTCACCCGCCATGTCCTGCCCGGTGCCCTGCCCAGTTTCGCCGCCGGGGCCGCAACGTCCGTCGGCATGCTCCTCGGCGGCACCGTCGTCATCGAGACGATCTTCAACTATCCGGGCATCGGCACGGTGATCGCCGGAGCCGTGCACGACCGCGACACCCCCGTCATCGCCGGCGCCACCGCCGTCACCGGGGCGGCCATCGCCGGGGTGCTGCTGCTGTCGGACCTGGTCCGCGCCTGGGCGACTGGGCGTCGCGCGTGA
- a CDS encoding GNAT family N-acetyltransferase, whose translation MMNQIAVRVADPEDGMTIAALQKTTWQATYGEWIPDVVAGLDLSRTAHNWSAAATRHGQRVAVAEGPDGIQGFAWSGPPEESEPEGTGELLALYVLPEAQGRGVGSLLLADSMTWLSAQGYTGCVVWALERYAPARRFYERSGFVPASATRFWRGLTEVRHWRDLR comes from the coding sequence ATGATGAACCAGATCGCGGTACGCGTGGCCGATCCAGAAGACGGCATGACCATCGCGGCTCTTCAGAAAACCACCTGGCAGGCAACCTACGGGGAGTGGATACCGGACGTCGTGGCGGGGCTGGACCTGAGCCGGACGGCACACAACTGGTCGGCTGCGGCGACGCGCCACGGACAGCGGGTCGCCGTCGCCGAGGGGCCAGATGGGATCCAGGGCTTCGCGTGGAGCGGTCCGCCCGAGGAATCCGAGCCGGAGGGCACCGGTGAGCTCTTGGCGCTGTACGTGCTGCCCGAGGCGCAGGGACGCGGTGTCGGGAGCCTGCTGCTCGCCGACTCCATGACATGGCTCAGCGCGCAGGGCTACACGGGGTGCGTGGTCTGGGCCCTGGAGCGGTACGCGCCAGCGCGACGGTTCTACGAACGGTCCGGCTTCGTCCCCGCAAGCGCGACCCGGTTCTGGCGTGGGCTGACTGAGGTCCGGCACTGGCGCGATCTGCGGTAG